Proteins from a single region of Akkermansia muciniphila:
- the gyrB gene encoding DNA topoisomerase (ATP-hydrolyzing) subunit B yields the protein MSEDTNEVVETTVSTTAQHEYGAAQIDKLEGLEAVRKRPGMYIGDPDERGLHHCVFEVLDNSIDEHLAGYCSKIDIVIHVDGSISVVDNGRGIPVDTHPKFGIPAVELVLTNLHAGGKFGQGAYKYSGGLHGVGAKCVNALSDWFKAEVRRDGKRYQIRFERGKTIEPLRTVGACACEITGTTITFFPDATIFTDTTEFKFDRMTTRLRELAFLNPGLVIELIDEREAPVRRETFYYKEGIVEFVRQLGMNKEVINDEPISISGVRKVEVEYDGKKMEDDVLVDVVFQYNNTYETNILCFANSIYNGDGGTHLSGFRGALTRVINGYAKANGLLKEKDTSLSGEDVREGLVAVISVKMPNPRFSSQTKDKLVNTEIEGVVGNVVYEEIKTYFEENPAMAKKIIEKSITAARAREAARKARETVRKSALSIGGLPGKLADCSDRDPAKCELFIVEGDSAGGSAKMGRDRRTQAILPLRGKVLNVEKARLDKALGSREIQNMITAIGAGIGDGEDEASFRLDRVRYHKIIIMTDADVDGAHIRTLLLTFFCRHMPQLVRAGYLYIAQAPLYRIIRRKKEEYVQDDVALNRKLIELAVNDVTLRFADGSRSFTPDELSAILETLVNLQRYTESMQAQGGSLEDLLNHREANGDFPEFLVKVRSGNEEEVLFFHDMEALTAFSEENRDLFIFGMPTEEELLENPLPDREGPSRRSITHELHEAKAIARALTRLAELGIPGNMLVSMDTPLFELVEGEGDKERTTALFSVMDILESVITIGKRGVEITRFKGLGEMDAKDLFKTTMDPERRELLRVILNDDNAVRADEMFTILMGDVVEPRKNYIVDHALNVRNLDV from the coding sequence ATGTCCGAAGATACCAACGAGGTTGTTGAAACCACCGTTTCCACGACGGCGCAGCATGAATACGGCGCCGCGCAGATTGACAAACTGGAGGGCCTGGAGGCCGTGCGGAAGCGCCCCGGCATGTACATCGGGGACCCTGATGAGAGAGGCTTGCACCACTGCGTGTTTGAAGTGCTGGACAACTCCATTGACGAGCATCTGGCCGGGTATTGCAGCAAGATTGACATTGTGATTCATGTGGACGGGTCCATTTCCGTGGTGGACAACGGCCGCGGCATTCCGGTGGATACGCACCCGAAGTTCGGCATTCCCGCCGTGGAACTGGTGCTGACCAACCTGCACGCCGGCGGCAAGTTCGGGCAGGGAGCCTACAAATACTCCGGCGGACTGCACGGGGTGGGCGCCAAGTGCGTGAACGCCCTGTCTGACTGGTTCAAGGCGGAAGTGCGCCGGGACGGCAAGCGCTACCAGATCAGGTTTGAGCGCGGCAAGACCATTGAACCCCTCCGCACGGTGGGCGCCTGTGCCTGTGAAATCACGGGTACGACCATTACCTTCTTCCCTGACGCCACCATCTTCACGGATACCACGGAGTTCAAGTTTGACCGGATGACCACGCGCCTGCGTGAGCTTGCGTTCCTGAACCCCGGCCTGGTCATTGAGCTGATTGACGAACGGGAAGCCCCCGTGCGCCGGGAAACGTTTTACTACAAGGAAGGCATTGTGGAGTTCGTCCGCCAGTTGGGGATGAACAAGGAAGTCATCAATGACGAACCCATCTCCATTTCCGGCGTCCGCAAGGTGGAAGTGGAATACGACGGCAAGAAGATGGAGGATGACGTGCTGGTGGACGTGGTGTTCCAGTACAACAACACGTATGAGACGAACATCCTCTGCTTTGCCAACTCCATTTACAACGGGGACGGCGGAACGCACCTTTCCGGTTTCCGCGGCGCCCTGACGCGCGTCATCAACGGCTACGCGAAGGCGAACGGCCTGCTCAAGGAAAAGGACACCTCCCTGAGCGGTGAAGACGTGCGTGAAGGCCTGGTGGCCGTCATCTCCGTCAAAATGCCCAACCCGCGCTTCTCCTCCCAGACCAAGGACAAGCTGGTGAACACGGAGATTGAAGGCGTGGTGGGCAACGTCGTGTACGAAGAGATCAAGACGTACTTCGAGGAAAACCCGGCGATGGCCAAGAAGATCATTGAAAAGAGCATCACGGCCGCCCGTGCCCGCGAGGCCGCGCGCAAGGCGCGTGAAACGGTCCGCAAGAGCGCTCTTTCCATCGGCGGCCTTCCCGGCAAGCTGGCGGACTGCTCCGACCGTGACCCCGCCAAGTGCGAACTCTTCATTGTGGAAGGTGACTCCGCCGGCGGCTCCGCCAAGATGGGGCGCGACCGCCGCACGCAGGCCATCCTGCCCCTGCGCGGGAAAGTGCTTAACGTGGAAAAGGCGCGGCTGGACAAAGCCCTGGGCAGCCGGGAAATCCAGAACATGATCACGGCCATCGGCGCCGGGATCGGGGATGGGGAGGATGAGGCCTCCTTCAGGCTGGACCGGGTGCGCTACCACAAGATCATCATCATGACTGACGCGGACGTGGACGGCGCCCACATCCGCACCCTGCTGCTCACCTTCTTCTGTCGCCACATGCCGCAGCTGGTGCGCGCCGGGTACCTGTACATCGCGCAGGCTCCCCTTTACCGCATCATCCGCAGGAAGAAGGAGGAATACGTGCAGGATGACGTCGCGCTGAACCGCAAGCTGATTGAACTGGCCGTCAATGACGTGACCCTCCGCTTTGCGGACGGTTCCCGTTCCTTTACGCCGGATGAACTCTCCGCCATTCTGGAAACGCTGGTCAACCTCCAGCGCTACACGGAATCCATGCAGGCGCAGGGCGGCTCCCTGGAAGACCTGCTCAACCACCGGGAGGCTAACGGGGACTTCCCGGAATTCCTGGTGAAGGTGCGCAGCGGCAATGAAGAGGAAGTCCTGTTCTTCCATGATATGGAAGCTCTCACTGCCTTTTCCGAAGAAAACAGGGACCTCTTCATCTTCGGCATGCCCACGGAAGAGGAACTGCTGGAAAATCCGCTCCCGGACCGGGAAGGCCCCAGCCGCCGATCCATCACCCATGAACTGCATGAAGCGAAGGCTATTGCGCGTGCCCTGACGCGTCTGGCTGAGCTAGGCATCCCCGGGAACATGCTCGTATCCATGGATACGCCCCTGTTTGAACTGGTGGAAGGGGAAGGAGACAAGGAACGGACCACGGCCCTCTTCTCCGTAATGGACATTCTGGAATCCGTCATCACCATCGGCAAGCGCGGCGTGGAGATCACGCGATTCAAGGGCCTGGGTGAAATGGACGCCAAGGACCTGTTCAAGACGACGATGGACCCGGAACGCCGCGAGCTGCTCCGCGTCATCCTGAATGACGACAACGCCGTCAGGGCTGATGAAATGTTCACCATCCTGATGGGGGACGTGGTGGAGCCCCGCAAGAACTACATCGTGGACCACGCGCTCAACGTCCGCAACCTTGACGTTTAA